The genomic stretch GAGCTCTTGGATCTTTCAGTTATCTATGCCTCCTATGTCGAGGCCTCTGGTGGGCCACCGTATGACCCGACAATGATGTTGAAGCTTCTCCTGTATGCCTACTCAACCGGGGTTACCTCCTCTCGGGAGATGGAACGAAGATGCCACGTCGATATAGCCTTTCGTTGGCTTAGTGCCAACACTACTCCTGACTATCGTTCACTGGCTCGGTTCCGTCGCCGTCACGAGAAGGCACTTGGTGATCTGTTTAACCAGGTACCGGTTCTCTGCTCCGAGGCAGGACTGGTCAAGCTTGGCAGGGTTGCGCTCGATGGAACCAAACTAAGAGCCTCGGCGTCTAGACGTAAGTCCATGAGCTATTCGCGCCTTGGACCACGGATCGCAGAGCTCGAAGCGCAAGTAGCCACAATCTTGGCCGAAGCTGAGGCAACAGATCTGGCAGAAGACGAAGCCTTTGGGGTTGACAAGCGAGGTGATGAGATCCCAGAGGAGCTTCGTCGTCGTGAGACCCGGATAGCCAAGATGCGCAAAGCTAAGGAGGCCATCGAGGCTGAGGCCCGTGCTAAGGCCGAGGCCAAAGCTGATAAGCGTGCCAAGGCCAACACCACAACCAGCAAGAAGGCAGAGGTCAAGGCCAGCACTGATGTCAAGGCCAACACCCAGGCCCCGACCAGCACCGATGCCAAGACCGAGGGTACCGTTGTTGATGATGCAAAGGGTGCCGGCTCCACCGAGACCGTTGCCCCGGCCCCGACCAGCACCGATGCTGATGCTACACAAACCCCAATTCGACCAAACCCCAAAACCCAACGCAGCTTCACTGATCCAGAGTCACGGATGATGAAGACCAACGACGGGTTCCAGTTCGCCTACAACGCCCAGGCAGTGGTGGATGAAGGCTCTCAGGTGATCGTTGCAACCAAGGTAACCCAAGCCGCCACAGACGTCAACGAACTCATCCCTATGATTGAGGCGACTACGACAAGTCTCAAAGCAGCCAACATCACCCGTTCCCCACGGGTCTACCTAGCTGATGCTGGCTACTGCTCGGAGGCC from Ferrimicrobium acidiphilum DSM 19497 encodes the following:
- a CDS encoding IS1182 family transposase, giving the protein MTKSSKGSKTKPPIGSAKTFRSYDQGQMFLMPPSLDDWLPKDHTARFISEVVDELLDLSVIYASYVEASGGPPYDPTMMLKLLLYAYSTGVTSSREMERRCHVDIAFRWLSANTTPDYRSLARFRRRHEKALGDLFNQVPVLCSEAGLVKLGRVALDGTKLRASASRRKSMSYSRLGPRIAELEAQVATILAEAEATDLAEDEAFGVDKRGDEIPEELRRRETRIAKMRKAKEAIEAEARAKAEAKADKRAKANTTTSKKAEVKASTDVKANTQAPTSTDAKTEGTVVDDAKGAGSTETVAPAPTSTDADATQTPIRPNPKTQRSFTDPESRMMKTNDGFQFAYNAQAVVDEGSQVIVATKVTQAATDVNELIPMIEATTTSLKAANITRSPRVYLADAGYCSEANLGHITKFDINALVATGRMKHNERVSESPRGRIPKNTTRRERMARSLRTKSGRIDYARRKAIVEPVFGQMKVRQKAGHLRLRGLQGAETEWTLHSICHNLRKLSNARVNAGLVMA